In Mastigocladopsis repens PCC 10914, a single window of DNA contains:
- a CDS encoding DUF6816 family protein yields MLAMKVIWSFCLIFLFLLCQGEAAAGELYERLTNFPQWEKLTSVRPAMGDLIYPNWMMGSWQVKSTLEDLIAPLAPDIVTPGFEGNRQYLKQPISFQVRFVRETTPHPGLKIIPQTRSKSAVVADRPFNGLNLARAYLGDTVLSVKVDPDSPNRQITFLRGERQLVTIVAARATETTSDGKFITTEVFQQLFKGGERPYFNTVESTTAYRKLAEFNSAIEADQVTAVYLSPQDPDYFKAGSRPVALYRYRLEFIPTEEVPTIP; encoded by the coding sequence ATGCTTGCTATGAAGGTGATTTGGAGTTTTTGCTTGATTTTTTTATTCCTCCTATGTCAAGGGGAGGCGGCGGCTGGGGAGTTATATGAGAGGTTGACAAATTTTCCCCAATGGGAAAAATTAACTTCCGTACGACCTGCTATGGGAGATTTGATTTATCCTAACTGGATGATGGGTTCTTGGCAAGTGAAAAGTACACTAGAGGATTTGATTGCACCCTTAGCTCCCGATATTGTTACACCTGGATTTGAGGGGAATCGTCAGTATCTCAAGCAGCCTATAAGTTTCCAAGTGCGATTTGTTCGAGAAACAACGCCTCATCCTGGATTAAAAATCATTCCCCAAACAAGGAGTAAATCAGCAGTGGTAGCGGATAGACCTTTTAATGGCTTGAATTTGGCACGAGCATATTTAGGCGATACTGTGCTATCAGTCAAAGTAGATCCAGATTCTCCCAATCGTCAGATTACGTTTTTACGTGGTGAGCGTCAGCTGGTTACTATCGTCGCAGCACGCGCCACAGAAACTACATCAGATGGCAAGTTCATCACTACAGAAGTGTTTCAACAACTATTTAAAGGCGGTGAGCGTCCTTATTTCAACACGGTGGAATCCACGACCGCATATCGCAAACTGGCTGAATTTAACTCTGCAATAGAGGCAGATCAAGTCACTGCTGTGTATCTATCACCTCAAGATCCAGATTACTTTAAGGCTGGTTCTCGACCAGTTGCACTCTATCGCTATCGCTTGGAATTTATCCCCACTGAGGAGGTTCCAACTATTCCTTAA
- a CDS encoding DUF4388 domain-containing protein has translation MKLSSSFADFSLAELFQVIEQGRKTGRLSLYTYENRHSPGSMSNHFYIWFEQGYLVAAANRLNGRDLISKITQRGWANLQVIDQIFTETSTSKSLGWQLKTQGVLSNEQLNLLFASQLQQVQELFEIKEGIFKLDTKAVSPLREMTGLSLRATEVAFMALRELKNWEILADVLPEMTSGIQSLIQDEPRMQFNIFEWQVWKFANGSFSLSAIASQLNQPITLVQQAAFRLIIAGLVEEVPVVKSTPEPNNDLRNRNLTNSFGGSQVKQSKQPETPKVSTSFLQNLVGFLTRSKA, from the coding sequence ATGAAACTATCCAGTTCTTTTGCAGATTTTTCCTTAGCTGAATTGTTTCAAGTCATTGAGCAAGGAAGAAAAACCGGTCGCCTAAGTCTTTATACTTATGAAAATCGGCATTCTCCAGGCTCTATGTCCAACCATTTCTACATTTGGTTTGAACAAGGGTATCTTGTCGCTGCTGCCAACAGATTAAATGGTCGGGATTTAATCAGTAAAATAACCCAACGCGGGTGGGCAAACTTGCAAGTCATAGACCAAATTTTTACTGAAACATCTACAAGCAAATCGCTCGGCTGGCAATTGAAAACTCAAGGAGTGCTGAGTAATGAGCAGCTAAACTTATTGTTCGCCAGCCAACTACAGCAGGTTCAAGAGCTTTTTGAAATTAAAGAGGGAATCTTTAAACTAGACACCAAAGCAGTCTCGCCTTTAAGGGAGATGACTGGATTAAGCCTAAGGGCGACGGAAGTGGCTTTCATGGCTTTGAGAGAGTTAAAAAACTGGGAAATACTGGCTGATGTACTACCGGAGATGACTTCAGGAATACAAAGTCTGATTCAAGACGAACCACGAATGCAGTTCAATATTTTCGAGTGGCAGGTGTGGAAGTTCGCTAATGGTAGTTTTTCCCTAAGTGCGATCGCGTCTCAACTCAACCAACCAATAACTTTAGTCCAGCAAGCAGCCTTTCGGTTGATCATTGCTGGGTTGGTAGAAGAAGTGCCCGTAGTGAAATCTACGCCAGAGCCGAATAATGACCTCAGGAATCGGAATTTGACAAATTCCTTTGGTGGTTCACAAGTCAAACAATCCAAACAACCGGAAACACCCAAGGTCAGCACTTCATTTCTGCAAAATTTGGTTGGGTTTTTAACAAGGAGCAAGGCATAG
- a CDS encoding GTP-binding protein encodes MEILRIVVTGGMGAGKTSLIRTISEIEVVDTDRRATDEIALLKETTTVALDFGRLTIGANQSLHLYGTPGQSRFDYMWEILIAKAHAYILLVAAHRPQHFRYGRKLINFMNQRVQIPYLIGLTHTDCLDAWEAEDVAIALGLEDKAARPPMIAVNATEPTSVKQALITLVQEFANYYQHTPG; translated from the coding sequence ATGGAAATCCTACGCATAGTGGTGACGGGAGGTATGGGTGCAGGGAAGACGAGTTTGATTCGCACAATCAGTGAAATAGAAGTCGTAGACACTGACAGGAGAGCGACGGATGAAATAGCACTACTAAAGGAAACAACCACAGTAGCTTTGGATTTTGGGCGACTTACCATAGGAGCCAATCAATCACTGCACCTTTATGGCACACCTGGACAAAGCAGGTTTGACTATATGTGGGAGATTTTGATTGCAAAAGCCCATGCCTACATTTTGCTAGTAGCAGCTCACCGTCCGCAGCATTTCCGTTATGGTCGCAAGCTGATCAACTTCATGAATCAACGGGTGCAAATTCCTTATCTAATTGGGCTGACTCATACCGATTGCCTAGATGCATGGGAAGCGGAAGATGTGGCGATCGCATTGGGGCTGGAGGATAAGGCGGCTCGACCGCCAATGATTGCAGTTAATGCTACTGAGCCTACTTCGGTCAAACAAGCTTTGATTACACTTGTCCAAGAATTTGCCAACTACTACCAGCACACCCCTGGTTAG
- a CDS encoding roadblock/LC7 domain-containing protein: protein MAINTVRLGSIMQNFVTATSDVQGAALVSPDGLTLSSSLPGGMDEERVSAMAAAMISLGERIGSELTRGNIERIYVEGEKGFGILSGCGEDAVLLVLASDAAKQGMLMLEIKRVLTDLKKAMTY, encoded by the coding sequence ATGGCAATTAACACTGTAAGACTTGGCAGCATTATGCAAAACTTTGTCACTGCAACGAGTGATGTGCAAGGTGCAGCGCTGGTTTCTCCTGATGGTCTAACTTTGTCGTCAAGTTTACCCGGTGGGATGGACGAAGAAAGGGTATCAGCGATGGCTGCGGCGATGATATCCCTAGGTGAACGCATTGGGTCTGAGTTAACCAGAGGCAATATAGAGCGCATCTATGTTGAAGGTGAAAAGGGTTTTGGAATTCTCAGTGGCTGCGGCGAAGATGCTGTACTCCTAGTTTTAGCAAGTGATGCAGCCAAGCAGGGAATGCTCATGCTAGAAATCAAGCGTGTTCTCACAGATTTAAAGAAGGCGATGACATACTAA
- a CDS encoding DUF4388 domain-containing protein: MAFTGNLAEFSLPKIFQFLEQGNKTGLLTIRILAADLTAVVQVHYIWLHQGRIVAAADRLDQKGLVSMVAQRGWVSEDVAMGMAQLCPVNTPIGLCLKFQGLLQAEQLKLLFRIQVVEQVSDLFELKDGQFEFDAKATLPLAEMTGMSLPATEATLIGLRTLRDWNALAEKLPDPTSVFSSRNTSQPQLQLDSLEWQVWQLMNSTISLREIATQLGLAVEKVQQIAFRLLMSNLAEEVCLTVAAPDQAVAETTPIAENLPEPVDASNQTDDTQVESYAVAETTPIAENLPEPVDASNQINVHQSFLQKLGSCLGVIRSFFQWLFGSQEGKI, translated from the coding sequence ATGGCGTTTACTGGTAATTTGGCAGAATTTTCCTTGCCAAAAATCTTTCAATTTCTAGAGCAAGGAAACAAGACAGGATTGCTCACAATTCGGATCTTAGCTGCTGATTTGACTGCTGTTGTGCAAGTTCATTACATCTGGCTGCATCAAGGTCGGATTGTGGCTGCTGCCGATCGCCTAGATCAAAAAGGGTTGGTTTCGATGGTCGCGCAACGGGGCTGGGTGAGCGAGGATGTTGCCATGGGAATGGCTCAACTATGCCCGGTTAATACACCGATAGGTCTATGCCTCAAGTTCCAAGGATTGCTGCAAGCTGAACAACTGAAGCTCCTATTTCGTATCCAGGTTGTGGAGCAAGTGTCTGACTTGTTTGAACTAAAGGATGGTCAGTTTGAATTTGATGCCAAAGCCACTTTACCCTTAGCAGAGATGACAGGTATGAGTTTGCCCGCCACTGAGGCAACACTGATCGGTTTGCGGACGCTGCGAGACTGGAATGCACTGGCAGAAAAACTGCCTGACCCCACTTCAGTCTTCTCGAGTAGGAACACCAGCCAGCCCCAGCTACAGTTAGACTCTCTGGAATGGCAAGTTTGGCAGTTGATGAACAGCACCATTTCCCTACGGGAAATTGCCACTCAACTTGGACTTGCTGTAGAAAAAGTGCAGCAGATTGCCTTCCGACTGCTCATGAGTAATCTAGCAGAAGAAGTTTGCCTGACTGTTGCTGCCCCAGATCAGGCGGTGGCAGAAACTACTCCCATAGCAGAAAATTTACCAGAACCTGTAGACGCTTCCAACCAAACTGATGACACTCAAGTGGAATCTTACGCGGTGGCAGAAACTACTCCTATAGCAGAAAATTTACCAGAACCTGTAGACGCTTCCAACCAAATTAATGTCCATCAATCGTTTCTCCAAAAGTTAGGTAGTTGTCTGGGAGTGATTCGGTCATTTTTCCAATGGTTATTTGGTTCTCAGGAGGGCAAAATCTAG
- a CDS encoding roadblock/LC7 domain-containing protein — translation MMNVSTLQDELRNFVSSRAEVQGVILVSPDGLALASVLPTKMDKDRTAAMSASMLSLGEQIGRELVRGTVDRIVMEGEKGYGVLVGCGAESVLLVLANAAVKQGILFLEIKRAVAKIAPLLA, via the coding sequence ATGATGAACGTTTCAACATTGCAAGATGAGCTGCGAAATTTTGTCTCTAGTCGTGCTGAGGTTCAAGGTGTCATCCTCGTCAGCCCCGATGGCTTGGCACTAGCTTCCGTGCTACCAACAAAAATGGACAAAGACCGTACGGCTGCTATGTCTGCATCCATGCTTTCATTAGGCGAACAAATTGGACGCGAACTAGTTCGCGGTACGGTTGACCGTATTGTTATGGAAGGAGAAAAAGGCTACGGTGTGTTGGTAGGTTGTGGTGCTGAGTCAGTTTTATTGGTTTTAGCTAATGCTGCTGTAAAGCAAGGGATCTTGTTTCTCGAAATCAAACGGGCTGTTGCCAAAATTGCACCCTTGTTGGCTTAG
- a CDS encoding ChuX/HutX family heme-like substrate-binding protein — MTATLKEFLEACETLGTLRLIVTSSAAVLEARGQIEKLFYAELPKGKYANMHTEGFEFHLNMDKITQVKFETGEAKRGNFTTYAIRFLNDQQESALSLFLQWGKPGEYEPGQVEAWHALREKYGEVWEPTPLSEI, encoded by the coding sequence ATGACAGCTACACTAAAAGAATTTTTGGAAGCTTGTGAAACTCTGGGAACATTGCGTCTTATTGTGACGAGCAGCGCTGCTGTTTTGGAAGCACGCGGTCAGATCGAAAAACTGTTTTATGCCGAACTCCCCAAAGGTAAGTATGCCAATATGCACACGGAAGGTTTTGAATTTCACTTGAATATGGATAAAATTACGCAAGTGAAATTTGAAACAGGTGAAGCGAAGCGAGGCAATTTTACAACCTATGCCATCAGGTTTTTAAATGACCAACAGGAGTCAGCTTTAAGTTTATTTCTACAATGGGGTAAACCAGGAGAATATGAACCCGGACAGGTAGAGGCATGGCACGCCTTACGAGAGAAATATGGGGAAGTTTGGGAACCGACTCCTTTGTCAGAGATTTGA
- a CDS encoding PhoH family protein, giving the protein MADALKIELPSIPSAIALAGEGEENLKTLARQTGATLVLRGQDLHISGTGKQIDLASRLVRSLEDLWSKGNSISSTDILTARHALDSHREEELQDLQRDVIARTRRGEEVRAKTFRQRQYIEALRKRDLTFCTGPAGTGKTFLAVVVAVQALLANQFERLILTRPAVEAGERLGFLPGDLQQKVNPYLRPLYDAINEFIDPEKVPSLMERGVIEVAPLAYMRGRTLNNAFVIVDEAQNTTPSQMKMLLTRLGFLSRMVITGDMTQTDLLPNQQSGLTVALQVLKHVDGIAFCEFSQKDVVRHPLVQRIVAAYEQYEK; this is encoded by the coding sequence ATGGCTGATGCCTTAAAAATTGAACTGCCGAGTATTCCAAGTGCGATCGCACTAGCAGGAGAGGGGGAAGAAAACCTTAAAACTTTAGCACGGCAAACAGGAGCGACCCTGGTTCTGCGGGGGCAAGACCTACATATCTCTGGTACAGGCAAGCAAATTGACCTAGCTAGTCGATTGGTGCGATCGCTTGAAGACCTTTGGAGTAAAGGCAATAGTATCTCTAGTACTGATATACTAACGGCTCGTCACGCTTTAGACTCCCATCGTGAAGAGGAACTGCAAGATTTACAGCGAGATGTCATCGCTCGGACGCGTAGAGGTGAGGAAGTCCGTGCCAAAACCTTCCGACAGCGGCAGTACATCGAAGCGCTACGTAAGCGTGACTTGACCTTTTGCACCGGTCCTGCTGGTACTGGTAAGACTTTCCTAGCAGTTGTTGTCGCTGTACAAGCTCTCCTCGCCAACCAATTTGAACGGCTGATTTTAACTCGTCCTGCTGTTGAAGCTGGCGAAAGACTTGGCTTTTTGCCGGGAGACTTGCAGCAGAAGGTTAATCCCTATTTGCGCCCACTGTACGATGCCATCAACGAATTCATTGATCCAGAAAAAGTACCATCATTAATGGAAAGAGGCGTCATTGAAGTTGCCCCTTTAGCATACATGCGGGGTCGTACACTCAACAACGCTTTTGTCATTGTTGATGAGGCTCAAAACACCACACCATCTCAGATGAAAATGCTTTTGACTCGTTTGGGTTTCCTTTCCCGTATGGTGATTACGGGCGATATGACACAAACCGACTTACTACCCAACCAACAATCTGGATTAACAGTGGCTTTACAAGTTTTAAAACACGTTGACGGCATAGCCTTTTGCGAATTCTCTCAAAAAGATGTCGTTCGCCATCCCCTTGTTCAGCGTATAGTTGCTGCATACGAACAATATGAAAAATAG
- the rpsU gene encoding 30S ribosomal protein S21, with translation MAEIRLGENESIDSALRRFKKKIQKAGILSEVKRRERYEKPSLRRKRKAEAARKGGRY, from the coding sequence GTGGCTGAAATCCGTTTGGGTGAAAATGAGTCGATTGACTCGGCATTAAGGCGTTTTAAAAAGAAAATTCAAAAAGCCGGAATTTTATCCGAAGTCAAGCGCCGGGAAAGATACGAAAAACCCAGTCTGCGCCGTAAACGCAAAGCGGAAGCCGCACGCAAAGGTGGTCGCTACTAA
- a CDS encoding KH domain-containing protein: MSLNRSVQKPPHKVGTTSAITSPDYAGLVRFLIQPFLDSPESLSVDCEMSHTRNRAWIRIAFEGSDKGKVFGRGGRNIQAIRTVVAAAAQVAGQSAYLDIYGSTAGSREGLSFDDEGEERLPPPKPREKRGNGHKPIAKSRFV, from the coding sequence ATGTCTTTGAACAGGTCAGTGCAAAAGCCTCCTCATAAGGTCGGAACAACATCCGCCATAACCAGTCCTGACTACGCTGGACTGGTAAGGTTTCTCATTCAACCGTTTTTAGATTCTCCGGAGTCTTTGAGCGTCGATTGTGAAATGTCTCACACCCGTAACCGCGCTTGGATTCGCATTGCTTTTGAAGGCTCAGATAAGGGGAAAGTCTTTGGTCGGGGTGGACGCAATATTCAGGCGATTCGCACTGTGGTTGCCGCAGCAGCTCAAGTTGCTGGACAATCAGCTTACCTGGACATCTATGGCAGCACTGCTGGTAGTCGGGAGGGGTTGTCTTTTGATGATGAAGGGGAAGAGCGATTACCGCCGCCAAAACCCAGAGAAAAACGTGGAAACGGACACAAACCTATTGCTAAATCGCGCTTCGTTTAA
- the rpsP gene encoding 30S ribosomal protein S16, with product MIKLRLKRYGKKREASYRIVAINSFARRDGRPLEELGFYNPRTDEVRLDVPGIVKRLQQGAQPTDTVRRILQKANVFEQVSAKASS from the coding sequence ATGATTAAACTGCGCTTGAAGCGATACGGTAAGAAGCGGGAAGCGAGTTACCGCATCGTCGCTATTAACAGCTTCGCTCGCCGCGATGGTCGTCCCTTAGAAGAGCTGGGTTTTTATAATCCCAGAACTGATGAAGTACGACTCGATGTTCCCGGCATCGTCAAGCGACTACAACAAGGCGCTCAACCAACTGATACCGTGCGTCGCATCCTGCAAAAAGCCAATGTCTTTGAACAGGTCAGTGCAAAAGCCTCCTCATAA
- the ffh gene encoding signal recognition particle protein: MFEALSDRLEAAWKKIRGQDKISQTNVQEALREVRRALLEADVNLQVVKDFVTEVEAKALGSEVIAGVRPDQQFIKIVYDELVQVMGEENVPLAQVQQPPTVVLMAGLQGTGKTTATAKLALHLRKLERSCLMVATDVYRPAAIDQLLTLGKQIDVPVFELGTDADPVEIARQGVERGKAEGIDTVIIDTAGRLQIDEDMMAELARIKQTVQPHETLLVVDAMTGQEAANLTRTFHQQIGITGAILTKLDGDSRGGAALSVRHISGAPIKFVGVGEKVEALQPFYPDRMASRILGMGDVLTLVEKAQEEIDLADAQKMQEKILSAKFDFTDFLKQMRLLKNMGSLGGIIKLIPGMNKLSDDQLKQGETQLKRCEAMINSMTRQERQNPDLLASSPSRRRRIANGAGYKEADVSKLVSDFQKMRNLMQQMGQGNLSGMPGMFGGMGNPAAANRPAAPGWRGYTGGASSSKKKPKKDKKKKGFGTL; the protein is encoded by the coding sequence ATGTTTGAAGCACTCTCTGACCGTTTAGAAGCGGCCTGGAAGAAAATCCGGGGTCAGGACAAAATTTCCCAAACCAATGTTCAAGAAGCTTTGCGGGAAGTGCGTCGCGCCCTGTTAGAAGCAGATGTCAATCTCCAGGTAGTTAAAGATTTCGTTACCGAAGTTGAAGCCAAGGCACTGGGATCTGAAGTGATCGCTGGCGTACGACCTGACCAACAGTTCATCAAAATTGTCTACGATGAGCTGGTACAGGTGATGGGGGAAGAGAACGTTCCTTTAGCACAGGTTCAGCAGCCCCCGACAGTTGTCCTGATGGCAGGTTTGCAGGGTACAGGGAAAACCACTGCTACCGCCAAGTTAGCCTTGCATCTACGTAAACTAGAGCGCAGCTGCTTAATGGTAGCGACAGACGTGTATCGTCCAGCAGCGATAGATCAATTGCTGACGCTGGGTAAGCAAATTGATGTGCCAGTATTTGAACTAGGAACTGATGCTGACCCAGTAGAGATTGCGCGGCAAGGCGTGGAACGTGGTAAAGCGGAAGGTATTGATACAGTCATTATTGATACTGCGGGTCGCTTGCAAATAGACGAAGATATGATGGCGGAGTTAGCCCGCATCAAACAAACCGTCCAACCCCATGAAACGCTTTTGGTCGTGGATGCCATGACTGGGCAAGAAGCAGCAAATCTGACCCGCACTTTCCACCAACAGATTGGGATCACTGGTGCAATTCTCACTAAGTTGGACGGTGATAGCCGAGGTGGGGCAGCACTGTCTGTGCGGCACATCTCAGGAGCACCAATCAAGTTTGTCGGTGTAGGAGAAAAGGTTGAGGCGCTGCAACCATTTTATCCTGATCGCATGGCGTCACGCATTCTAGGGATGGGCGATGTTCTGACCTTGGTAGAAAAGGCTCAGGAAGAAATAGACCTTGCCGATGCCCAGAAAATGCAGGAGAAAATCCTGTCAGCGAAATTCGACTTTACCGACTTTCTCAAGCAAATGCGTCTGCTTAAGAACATGGGTTCCCTCGGAGGCATCATCAAGCTTATTCCAGGGATGAACAAGTTGAGCGATGATCAACTCAAGCAAGGAGAAACCCAGCTTAAGCGCTGTGAAGCGATGATTAATTCTATGACGCGCCAAGAACGCCAAAACCCAGATTTGTTGGCAAGTTCTCCTAGTAGGCGGCGGCGCATTGCAAATGGAGCTGGCTATAAGGAGGCAGATGTCAGTAAGCTGGTGAGTGACTTCCAAAAAATGCGGAATCTCATGCAGCAAATGGGTCAAGGAAACTTAAGCGGAATGCCGGGAATGTTCGGTGGTATGGGTAACCCCGCCGCTGCTAACCGTCCAGCTGCCCCGGGTTGGCGGGGTTACACTGGCGGAGCGAGCTCGTCAAAAAAGAAGCCAAAGAAAGACAAAAAGAAAAAAGGCTTCGGTACGCTTTAA
- a CDS encoding aminopeptidase P family protein, translating to MQNTSRFLTDTLRLRRQRLANLIDFPAILWSGSSSPRNFPANVFPFRASSHFLYFAGLALPNAAIRLSAGKLELFMNNPQPESALWHGEMPHREEIAQMIGADAAKPMAELELWTPGAATIAVQDAGSWTQQSQLLNRWVLPQKPPQGIDLELAKAIISLRLIHDDGALAELRKAAAVTAKAHRAGMAATTRAQIEAEVRAAMEQVIIAHHMTTSYNSIVTVHGEVLHNEQYHHPLQPGDLLLADVGAETEMGWAADVTRTWPVNGKFSSTQRDIYDVVLAAHDACIAKIQPGIEYQDLHLLACTVITEGLVDLGILQGNPQDLVEMDAHTLFFPHGIGHLLGLDVHDMEDLGDLAGYEEGRTRSNRFGLGYLRLNRPLRPGMLVTIEPGFYQVPAILNDATWRSTYQNVVNWERLSQFADVRGIRIEDDVLVTQEGSEVLTAALPTEASAIENLVSS from the coding sequence ATGCAAAATACCTCCCGTTTCCTCACCGATACTCTACGCCTGCGACGGCAACGACTAGCCAACCTCATTGATTTTCCGGCAATTCTCTGGTCAGGAAGTAGCAGTCCGCGTAACTTTCCCGCAAATGTCTTTCCCTTCCGTGCAAGCAGTCATTTCCTCTACTTTGCAGGACTTGCACTGCCCAACGCAGCAATTCGCCTGTCAGCAGGCAAGCTAGAACTCTTCATGAATAATCCCCAACCAGAAAGCGCTCTTTGGCATGGAGAAATGCCTCATCGTGAGGAAATTGCTCAGATGATTGGAGCAGATGCTGCTAAACCGATGGCAGAATTGGAGTTGTGGACACCGGGGGCAGCAACAATTGCGGTGCAAGACGCTGGCAGTTGGACTCAACAGTCGCAACTCTTAAATCGATGGGTTTTGCCGCAAAAGCCACCGCAAGGAATTGACTTAGAGTTAGCTAAAGCAATTATTTCGTTACGCCTTATTCACGACGATGGCGCACTAGCCGAATTGCGAAAAGCCGCTGCTGTGACTGCAAAGGCACATAGAGCAGGCATGGCGGCTACGACTCGCGCCCAGATTGAAGCAGAAGTTCGTGCAGCAATGGAACAAGTCATTATCGCTCATCATATGACCACTTCCTACAACAGTATCGTCACAGTTCACGGCGAAGTTCTGCACAACGAGCAATATCACCACCCACTGCAACCAGGCGACTTGTTGCTTGCTGATGTTGGTGCTGAAACAGAGATGGGTTGGGCTGCTGATGTAACCCGCACCTGGCCTGTTAATGGGAAATTTTCATCTACACAAAGAGATATTTATGATGTCGTGCTGGCAGCGCATGATGCTTGCATTGCCAAAATACAACCTGGTATAGAGTATCAAGATTTACACTTACTCGCCTGTACTGTGATTACAGAAGGCTTGGTCGATTTAGGCATTTTGCAAGGAAATCCCCAAGATTTAGTGGAAATGGACGCCCACACGCTCTTTTTCCCCCACGGTATCGGTCATTTATTGGGTTTGGATGTCCATGATATGGAAGATTTGGGAGATTTAGCAGGGTATGAAGAGGGACGCACAAGGAGTAACCGTTTTGGTTTAGGCTACTTGCGTCTAAATCGTCCCTTGCGTCCGGGAATGTTAGTCACAATTGAGCCTGGATTTTATCAAGTTCCAGCAATTTTAAATGATGCCACTTGGCGGTCAACATATCAGAATGTTGTGAATTGGGAGCGTTTATCTCAATTTGCTGACGTGCGAGGAATTCGCATTGAAGATGATGTTTTAGTGACACAAGAAGGTAGCGAAGTTTTAACTGCGGCATTGCCGACAGAAGCTAGTGCTATCGAGAATTTAGTGAGTAGTTAA